A stretch of the Salminus brasiliensis chromosome 19, fSalBra1.hap2, whole genome shotgun sequence genome encodes the following:
- the cplx2b gene encoding complexin-2 — protein MDFVMKQALGGATKDMGKMLGGEEEKDPDAQKKEEERQEALRQQEEERKAKHARMEAEREKVRQTIRDKYGLKKKEEKEAEEKAAMEQACEGSLTRPKKAIPAGCGDDDDEDEESILDTVLKFLPGPLQDMFKK, from the exons GAGCCACCAAAGACATGGGGAAGATGTTAGGTGGTGAGGAGGAAAAAGATCCAGACGCCcagaagaaggaagaggagaggcaGGAGGCGCTGCGGCAACAAGAGGAGGAAAGGAAGGCTAAACACGCCCGCATGGAGGCCGAGAGGGAAAAGGTCAGACAGACCATCAGAGATAAG TATGGACtgaagaagaaagaggagaaggaggcTGAGGAGAAAGCAGCTATGGAGCAGGCCTGTGAGGGCTCACTGACTCGCCCTAAAAAGGCCATCCCTGCAGGATGTGGGGACGATGACGACGAAGACGAGGAGAGCATTTTAGACACCGTTCTGAAATTCCTTCCTGGACCTCTGCAGGACATGTTTAAAAAGTAA
- the thoc3 gene encoding THO complex subunit 3: protein MASSYYHEMQENFRNNNKSREFPAHSAKVHSVAWSCDGKRLASGSFDKTASVFVLEKDRLVKENNYRGHGDSVDQLCWHPTNPDLFVTASGDKTIRIWDVRTTKCMATVSTKGENINICWSPDGQTIAVGNKDDVVTFIDAKTHRPRAEEQFKFEVNEISWNNDNDMFFLTNGNGCINILSYPDLKLIQSINAHPSNCICIKFDPTGKYFATGSADALVSLWDVEELVCVRCFSRLDWPVRTLSFSHDGKMLASASEDHFIDIAEVETGEKLWEVQCESPTFTVAWHPKRPLLAYACDDKEGKYDSNREAGTVKLFGLPNDS, encoded by the exons ATGGCTTCCTCCTACTATCATGAAATGCAGGAGAATTTCAGAAATAACAACAAAAGCCGGGAGTTTCCCGCTCACAGCGCCAAAGTTCACTCCGTCGCCTGGAGCTGCGATGGCAAGCGGCTGGCTTCCGGCTCGTTTGATAAAACAGCCAGTGTCTTTGTCCTGGAAAAAGACCGTCTG GTAAAGGAGAATAACTACAGAGGTCACGGAGACAGTGTTGACCAGCTGTGTTGGCACCCAACCAACCCAGATCTGTTCGTGACTGCATCAGGAGACAAGACCATACGCATCTGGGATGTCCGCACTACTAAATGCATGGCCACGGTCAGCACTAAAG GAGAGAACATTAACATTTGTTGGAGTCCTGACGGTCAGACCATCGCTGTTGGGAATAAGGATGATGTGGTTACTTTCATCGATGCCAAGACTCACCGTCCACGTGCTGAAGAGCAGTTCAAGTTTGAGGTTAACGAGATTTCCTGGAACAATGACAATGATATGTTCTTTCTGACTAACGGCAATGGCTGCATCAACATTTTGAG TTACCCTGACCTGAAGCTCATTCAGTCAATAAACGCACATCCATCCAACTGCATCTGCATCAAATTTGATCCCACTGGCAAGTACTTTGCTACTGGAAGTGCAGATGCTCTAGTTAGTCTGTGGGATGTTGAGGAGTTGGTGTGTGTTCGCTGTTTTTCAAG GTTAGACTGGCCAGTGCGAACCCTGAGCTTCAGTCATGATGGCAAAATGCTAGCATCAGCCTCTGAAGACCATTTCATAGACATTGCTGAGGTGGAGACAG GGGAGAAGCTTTGGGAGGTCCAGTGTGAGTCCCCAACCTTCACTGTAGCCTGGCATCCAAAGAGGCCACTGTTGGCGTATGCCTGTGATGATAAGGAAGGAAAGTATGACAGTAATCGGGAGGCAGGCACCGTCAAGCTTTTTGGCCTTCCCAATGACTCTTGA